GAAGGGTGACTTAATGTTCGGGACCATCGATACTTGGTTACTATGGAAATTATCAGGACGGCGGGTCCACGCAACGGATGTGACTAACGCTAGCCGGACGATGCTTTTTAATATCCATACCCTCGAGTGGGATCAAGATATCCTTGATTTGCTTGAGATTCCGCAGTCGCTTCTGCCAGTAGTAAAGCCAAGTTCAGCAATCTACGGTTATACCGGTGATTACCACTTCTATGGTGTCCAGATTCCAATTGCCGGGATTGCGGGTGACCAGCAAGCAGCTCTCTTTGGTCAAGCAGCCTATGATAAAGGTTCAATCAAGAACACCTATGGGACTGGAGCCTTCATCGTCATGAATACGGGACTAAAACCCACGCTTTCGGATAACGGCTTGTTGACGACGATTGCGTACGGTCTGGACGGACAAACTCATTACGCGCTTGAAGGGAGTATCTTTGTGGCCGGTTCTGCCGTTCAATGGTTGCGGGATGGCCTTAAGATGTTTAATAAGGCAAGCGAGTCCGAACAAATGGCTGTCGATGCCAAGACAACAGGCGGCGTTTATGTTGTCCCCGCCTTTACGGGATTGGGCGCACCGTACTGGGATCAGGAAGTGCGGGGCGCAATGTTTGGTCTTACCCGGGGAACTGAGCGGGGACATATCATTCGCGCGACCTTGGAAGCAATCGCCTACCAGACCAAAGATGTTGTCGATACGATGGTTAAGGATACCCAGTTACCATTAACAGCACTGACGGTTAATGGGGGAGCATCACGGAACAACTTTATGATGCAGTTCCAGGCCGATATTTTACAAACGCCAATTAAGCGGGCAGCAATGGAAGAAACAACCGCCCTGGGAGCAGCCTTCCTCGCTGGATTGGCCGTTGATTTCTGGGAAGACCAGGATGAGTTACGAAAGCTATCACGGATTGGCGACCAGTTTGATCCGCAGATGGATCCACAAGAGGCAACTGACTTGTATCGGGGATGGCAACGGGCCATTGCAGCTGCGCAGTTTTATGGGAAAGATTAAATGCCATTAGTTCATATTGACTTGATTGAAGGCCGGACCGATGAGCAGTTAAAGGCTCTCGTAAAGGATGTTACAGCAGCAATTTCAAAGGATGCCAACGTTCCTGCCGAACGGGTGCATATCGTGTTGAATGAGATGCGCAAAGACCGCTATAGTGTAGCTGGTAAGATGGTCAGCGACAAGTAAATGCAACAATTATCACTGTTAATCGTTATGTTAGCGGCGTTAATTATTCCTATTATTATGGCGCGGTTTAAGGTTTCCTCAATTCCGACCGCCATTGCTGAGATTATCACGGGGATTATTCTGGGAAAAAGTTTCTTAAATATCGTTAACCCCAACTGGACCCTCAATATGATGTCGTCGATGGGGGTTATTATGTTAATGTTTTTGTCCGGGATGGAGATCAATTTTGACCTGTTCCGCAAAACGCCCGGGAAAAAGCGTGATAGTAAGTCGCCGGTAATTATGGCTTCACAGGCATTTGGCCTCATTGTTATTTCTTCATTTGTGATTGCCTTAATTATTAGCAGTTTGCACTTATTTAGCGATATTTTGTTAGCAACAATTATTTTTTCAACCGTCGCCCTCGGAGTTGTTATCGCGACGTTAAAGGAAAAGGATATTTTACAAAAGCCAGTGGGGCAGACCCTACTACTGACGGCGGTCTTAGGGGAAGTGGTCCCGATGCTTGCATTGACCTTCTATGCATCCATTAATGGGGGTAATGCCAAGCGCTTGGGCTTAATTGTCTTCCTTTTCTTGGCAGCTTTTTTCCTCTTGCGGCGGTTTAAGCAACCGTTTATTTGGTTTAATAAAATTTCCAAATCAACCACTCAACTTGATATTCGGTTAGCTTTCTTCTTGATCTTTGCCTTAGTAACAATCGCCGAAACGGTGGGAGCAGAAAATATCCTGGGAGCCTTCCTAGCCGGGATGGTCATGAAACTGCTTGAACCAAGTGAAGCAACTGAAGACCGGTTAAACTCAATTGGTTATGGTTTCCTGATTCCGTTCTTCTTTATCATGACG
The genomic region above belongs to Limosilactobacillus reuteri and contains:
- the glpK gene encoding glycerol kinase GlpK, which encodes MSEQQYIMAIDQGTTSSRAIIFDHDGNKVAISQQEFPQYFPQPGWVEHDPLEIWDSVQSVISNVMIKSQIKPYKIAAIGITNQRETTVIWDRHTGKPIYNAIVWQSKQTSDIAEQLIKDGYKDMIHKKTGLVIDSYFAATKIKWILDHVPGAREKAAKGDLMFGTIDTWLLWKLSGRRVHATDVTNASRTMLFNIHTLEWDQDILDLLEIPQSLLPVVKPSSAIYGYTGDYHFYGVQIPIAGIAGDQQAALFGQAAYDKGSIKNTYGTGAFIVMNTGLKPTLSDNGLLTTIAYGLDGQTHYALEGSIFVAGSAVQWLRDGLKMFNKASESEQMAVDAKTTGGVYVVPAFTGLGAPYWDQEVRGAMFGLTRGTERGHIIRATLEAIAYQTKDVVDTMVKDTQLPLTALTVNGGASRNNFMMQFQADILQTPIKRAAMEETTALGAAFLAGLAVDFWEDQDELRKLSRIGDQFDPQMDPQEATDLYRGWQRAIAAAQFYGKD
- a CDS encoding 2-hydroxymuconate tautomerase, translating into MPLVHIDLIEGRTDEQLKALVKDVTAAISKDANVPAERVHIVLNEMRKDRYSVAGKMVSDK